The following coding sequences are from one Bacteroidota bacterium window:
- a CDS encoding PKD domain-containing protein, with protein MTKTFRVLLIALFVLGFCTFGFSNITHSGNPTIVGCTDTFTTSIVGSFYQWSFGPNSNPRNFSSPTPKAIAFFLTPGSHTVRVMVTTAGGPVGDSLTFNVNASATNMTLTSFPTPVCAGTPTTFSAGSGFAAYAFFLNDSLIQLSSSSAYQGNLAAGDSVRVFGSNGGCFSNASNTIKANPLPAAATISSSIANDTICSGDLVVFSATPPGQGTYLFYNGGSQQQSSVSNTWTTTQLGQGNQVIVLVKDANGCTSGWSNVIKTTVKPTPQINSSASTTGICQGESITISVSTAQPPSPTSYDFKVNSVSVQNTASVTYTSTGFNNNDTVVITGSLDGCNSAPTPPIIISVSPIPAITITSSADSICQGSPVTFTALPAGYTTYIFSNGGTVLQSSASNTYTSSSLNDGAAITCVADNQGCSGLPSNEIVIAVSPAPIVNAGNDDGICINNPADSLTGFSPAGGAWSGTGISDPSGIFDPAVAGVGAHILSYSFTDPNNGCPASDSKTFTVNGLPQITAPSPVNICGEPAQLNASGGTTYSWSPTGSLNNPNISNPEATPTQTTDYVVTVTDNNGCKDSATVTVNVNPTPVASFTYTPVCTGMPSSFINTSTPATGNSYVWDFGDGTTSNVDNPTHTYNSGGSYTVILTAHLGTCSHIATQTVTVYSGAKASFDATPLTSYSDESSPINFNNQSTNSDSWVWDFGDGNSSTQRSPSHTYTSPGVYTIVLVAANQYGCDDTFTRINYITIYQNARVFVPNVFSPNGDGANDLFLVYALGTRYAEVSVFDRVGEKVYESNDVNEGWDGTYKGKPAPLGVYAYSVKVVFDDNTTRYLKGSVTLIK; from the coding sequence ATGACCAAAACATTTCGAGTACTTCTGATTGCCCTGTTTGTTTTGGGATTCTGCACCTTCGGATTTAGCAACATCACTCATTCCGGCAACCCTACGATTGTCGGTTGTACGGATACGTTTACGACCTCTATCGTGGGAAGTTTCTATCAGTGGAGTTTTGGTCCAAATAGTAACCCAAGAAATTTTAGCAGCCCCACCCCCAAGGCAATCGCATTTTTTCTAACCCCGGGAAGTCATACTGTTCGGGTGATGGTCACGACCGCTGGCGGCCCCGTTGGAGACTCACTGACTTTTAACGTCAACGCCTCGGCTACCAACATGACTCTTACCTCTTTCCCTACCCCTGTTTGTGCTGGAACGCCAACTACATTTTCGGCTGGCAGTGGGTTCGCTGCTTATGCTTTTTTCCTGAATGATTCGCTTATTCAGTTGTCCTCTTCTAGTGCCTATCAGGGCAATCTGGCAGCAGGCGATAGTGTACGAGTGTTTGGCAGTAACGGAGGCTGTTTCAGTAATGCGAGCAATACAATCAAAGCTAACCCGCTTCCAGCTGCGGCCACTATAAGTAGTTCAATTGCGAATGATACGATATGTAGTGGAGATTTGGTCGTGTTTTCTGCGACGCCACCAGGTCAAGGCACGTATCTTTTTTATAATGGAGGTTCGCAACAACAATCTTCGGTTTCTAATACTTGGACTACGACCCAATTAGGACAAGGTAATCAGGTAATTGTGTTGGTAAAAGATGCCAATGGATGCACCAGCGGATGGAGCAATGTTATTAAAACAACAGTCAAACCTACTCCTCAAATTAATAGTTCAGCTTCTACGACCGGCATTTGCCAAGGAGAATCTATTACGATTTCTGTAAGCACCGCTCAGCCTCCCAGCCCTACTTCCTATGATTTCAAAGTCAATTCAGTCTCTGTGCAAAATACGGCCAGTGTCACTTACACCTCCACTGGCTTTAATAATAATGATACGGTAGTAATTACTGGTTCCTTGGACGGATGCAATAGCGCGCCTACACCACCTATCATTATTAGTGTCAGTCCCATTCCTGCTATCACGATTACCAGTAGCGCAGATTCCATCTGTCAGGGAAGCCCCGTTACCTTTACGGCCTTGCCTGCCGGTTATACCACTTATATTTTCTCTAATGGGGGCACGGTTCTTCAAAGTAGTGCATCCAATACCTATACATCTTCCAGTTTGAATGATGGTGCGGCCATTACCTGCGTGGCGGATAATCAGGGTTGTTCGGGATTGCCAAGTAATGAAATAGTTATAGCGGTTTCTCCTGCTCCTATTGTAAATGCCGGAAATGATGATGGTATTTGCATTAATAATCCGGCAGATTCTTTAACTGGTTTTTCTCCTGCGGGCGGGGCTTGGAGTGGTACCGGCATCAGTGATCCAAGTGGCATTTTTGATCCAGCCGTTGCCGGTGTAGGTGCGCATATCCTTAGCTATTCCTTCACGGACCCAAATAATGGCTGTCCAGCCAGCGACAGCAAAACGTTCACCGTAAATGGGCTACCGCAAATAACCGCTCCCTCCCCAGTGAATATTTGTGGTGAACCTGCACAGTTAAATGCCAGTGGAGGTACAACTTATTCCTGGAGCCCAACGGGTAGTTTGAATAATCCAAATATCTCGAATCCGGAAGCAACACCAACACAAACGACGGATTACGTGGTTACCGTTACGGATAATAATGGCTGTAAAGATTCAGCAACCGTTACAGTCAATGTTAATCCAACACCTGTTGCGTCTTTCACGTATACACCCGTTTGTACCGGAATGCCCTCTTCATTTATAAATACTTCCACACCGGCAACCGGTAATAGTTATGTATGGGACTTTGGAGATGGAACTACGTCAAACGTAGATAATCCAACACATACCTATAACTCTGGAGGAAGTTATACAGTCATCTTGACGGCTCATTTAGGAACTTGTAGCCATATTGCGACTCAGACCGTAACGGTTTACTCAGGAGCAAAGGCCAGTTTTGATGCTACTCCTCTGACGAGCTATAGTGATGAATCTTCTCCAATCAACTTTAATAATCAATCTACCAACTCTGATAGCTGGGTATGGGATTTTGGAGATGGCAACTCATCTACCCAACGATCACCATCACATACCTATACGTCTCCCGGAGTTTATACCATAGTGCTCGTAGCTGCCAATCAATATGGTTGTGACGACACCTTCACCAGAATCAACTATATCACCATTTATCAGAATGCACGAGTATTTGTGCCAAATGTATTCTCTCCAAATGGGGACGGCGCTAATGATTTATTCCTAGTTTATGCCTTGGGTACGCGGTATGCCGAGGTTAGCGTTTTTGATAGAGTTGGCGAAAAGGTATATGAGTCTAATGATGTTAATGAAGGGTGGGACGGAACCTATAAAGGCAAGCCGGCACCTTTGGGCGTTTATGCCTATTCCGTTAAGGTAGTATTCGATGATAATACCACCCGTTATTTGAAAGGAAGCGTGACGCTGATTAAGTAA
- the trxB gene encoding thioredoxin-disulfide reductase: MDKPERIHCLIVGSGPAGYTAAIYAARANLKPMMYTGLLQGGQLMNTTDVENYPGYADGVLGPEMMEDFKKQAERFGTDIRFGMATKVAFSVSPKKVWIDDEKIIEADVVILATGAEAKWLGLPGEKRLNGSGVSACAVCDGFFYKGTEVAIVGAGDTACEEAIYLAKLCTKVHMIIRRDEMRASKIMQDRVQNTKNIQVYWNSETDEILGENVVESVRIHNNKTGEKITIPISGFFVAIGHQPNSEVFKDFIKTDKEGYVLTAPDSTKTNVEGVFACGDLQDKTFRQAVTAAGTGCMAALEAERWLSAHGIH, from the coding sequence ATGGATAAACCTGAAAGAATACATTGCTTAATTGTCGGATCGGGGCCAGCCGGCTACACTGCTGCGATTTATGCTGCTCGTGCTAACCTCAAGCCTATGATGTACACCGGATTACTTCAGGGGGGGCAATTAATGAATACAACCGATGTAGAAAACTATCCGGGGTATGCAGATGGCGTTTTAGGGCCTGAGATGATGGAGGATTTTAAAAAGCAGGCTGAGCGTTTCGGAACAGACATCCGTTTTGGCATGGCAACTAAGGTTGCTTTTTCTGTTAGTCCTAAAAAGGTTTGGATTGACGATGAGAAGATAATTGAAGCAGATGTAGTGATATTAGCGACCGGTGCAGAAGCTAAATGGTTAGGGCTGCCCGGTGAAAAACGATTGAATGGTTCCGGAGTGAGTGCCTGTGCGGTTTGCGATGGCTTCTTTTATAAAGGAACAGAAGTGGCCATTGTAGGAGCAGGAGACACCGCCTGTGAAGAGGCAATATACTTGGCCAAACTTTGCACCAAGGTTCACATGATTATTCGCCGCGATGAAATGAGGGCCAGTAAAATTATGCAGGATCGGGTGCAGAATACAAAGAATATTCAGGTCTATTGGAATAGCGAAACCGATGAGATTCTGGGAGAAAATGTAGTAGAGTCGGTAAGAATCCACAATAACAAAACAGGAGAGAAGATTACTATTCCTATTTCGGGTTTTTTTGTCGCTATTGGTCATCAGCCAAACTCGGAGGTATTCAAAGATTTCATTAAGACGGATAAAGAAGGGTATGTTCTTACGGCACCAGATTCTACCAAGACCAATGTAGAAGGCGTCTTTGCATGTGGCGACTTACAGGACAAAACATTTCGTCAGGCGGTGACTGCCGCAGGGACGGGTTGTATGGCCGCGTTGGAAGCAGAAAGATGGTTGAGCGCACACGGCATTCATTAA
- the dnaE gene encoding DNA polymerase III subunit alpha, whose product MPEFIHLHSHTQYSLLDGAASISGMYAKAAKDGMKGLAITDHGNMFGVFDFVAEATKHKLADGSSIKPIVGCEFYLVADRQKKTFTKEDKDKRFHQLLIAKNADGYKNLVKLCSLGYTEGMYGKYPRVDKELILKYHKNLIATTCCIGAEVPQAILKKGEAEGRKVFESWYDLFGEDYYIELQRHGMGEQDKVNEVLLKFAKEYKVKVIATNDSHYVDQKDSNAHDILLCINTGEKQSTPTFKEFSDDDTQQKGKRFAFFNDQFYFKTQAEMAALFSDLPEALDNTHDILGKVETLKLKQDIMLPNFPIPKEYQIHQDSVLNQWEYLKHLAFEGAKKRYKEISPEVEDRLNFELFTIKTMGFAGYFLIVADFIQAGRDLGVVIGPGRGSAAGSVVAYCIGITNIDPIAYNLLFERFLNPDRKSMPDIDTDFDDEGRDKVIDYVVKKYGRNQVAQIVTYSTMAAKVSIKDVARVLDLPLNESLALTKLVPDKPGMELNRLLHADIEGDGGLKKKESLSSEEIEDVKKLREVYAKDDLGSKVLHEAEVLEGGVRGTGVHAAGIIIAPTDITDILPVATSKETDLYLTQYQGKVIEDAGVIKMDFLGLKTLTIIRDALKLIKKNHGVEIDIDTIPLDDAKTFELYQHGETNGTFQFESAGMQKYLKELKPDKFDDLIAMNALYRPGPIAYIPNFILRKHGKEQISYDLPEMEEYLKDTYGITVYQEQVMLLSQKLAGFSKGDADVLRKAMGKKDRKTLDKMKSKFMEGSLSNGLADKSLEKIWTDWEAFAQYAFNKSHSTCYAFVAFQTAYLKANYPAEYMSAVLSNNQGNIDKITFFMEECKRMGLPVKGPDINESDIRFSVNKKGEIRYALSAIKGVGDAAVEAIVSEREKNGAFKTIYEFTKRVNLRSVNKKSVEALAYAGAFDCFAEYHRAQYFEPDIKDKMSLIEKALKYGSSVQTNTGAQQNSLFGDAGGGFDIAEPISVGCEEWSLLEKLKKEKEVTGVYISGHPLDDYRLEIQTFTNCKLNDIDKKKDKELKIAGIVTSTETKYSKNGNQYCRFTIEDFDGTYSLALFGKDYLNFKTFIETPGALLHINGKYQTRWDGKEYEFKIIHIELLSDIRNKFTKSFTIELIASDLNDKLMADLQAIISKYPGNTKMRMKFIDLEEGLSVGLNSSNNSIELSNELLKELDHKYVTYSLN is encoded by the coding sequence ATGCCTGAATTTATACATCTCCACTCACATACCCAGTATTCACTTTTGGATGGCGCAGCTTCTATTTCAGGTATGTATGCCAAAGCAGCTAAAGATGGAATGAAAGGCTTAGCGATTACCGACCACGGCAATATGTTCGGCGTCTTTGATTTTGTCGCCGAAGCCACCAAGCATAAACTTGCGGACGGAAGTTCTATAAAGCCAATTGTAGGATGTGAATTCTATTTGGTCGCTGATAGACAGAAAAAGACTTTCACCAAAGAAGATAAGGACAAACGTTTTCATCAGTTATTGATTGCGAAGAATGCAGACGGGTATAAAAATCTGGTGAAGCTTTGTTCTCTGGGATACACGGAGGGTATGTATGGCAAATACCCGCGCGTGGATAAAGAACTTATTTTAAAGTACCACAAAAACCTGATTGCCACTACTTGTTGCATTGGGGCAGAAGTTCCTCAAGCTATCTTAAAGAAGGGAGAAGCAGAAGGAAGAAAGGTATTTGAATCGTGGTATGATTTGTTTGGTGAAGACTATTATATCGAATTGCAGCGTCATGGAATGGGCGAACAGGACAAGGTGAATGAGGTTCTGTTGAAGTTTGCAAAAGAATATAAGGTGAAAGTCATTGCGACTAACGATTCCCACTACGTTGACCAGAAAGACAGCAACGCCCACGATATTCTTCTTTGTATTAACACAGGCGAAAAGCAAAGCACTCCAACCTTCAAAGAGTTCTCGGATGATGATACCCAGCAAAAAGGCAAACGCTTCGCCTTCTTCAATGACCAATTCTATTTCAAAACGCAGGCAGAAATGGCAGCACTATTTAGTGATTTGCCCGAAGCCCTTGATAACACGCATGACATTTTAGGTAAAGTGGAAACACTCAAATTGAAGCAGGACATCATGCTGCCTAATTTCCCTATCCCAAAAGAATATCAAATACATCAGGACAGTGTACTTAATCAATGGGAATATTTGAAACATCTGGCCTTTGAAGGTGCCAAGAAGCGGTATAAAGAAATTAGTCCCGAAGTGGAGGACCGGTTGAACTTCGAGTTATTCACCATCAAGACGATGGGTTTTGCCGGGTACTTCCTGATAGTTGCAGACTTTATTCAAGCCGGTAGGGATTTAGGTGTGGTCATTGGGCCGGGCAGAGGTTCAGCAGCAGGAAGTGTAGTTGCTTATTGTATAGGCATCACCAACATTGATCCCATTGCTTATAATTTACTCTTCGAGCGTTTCTTGAATCCAGACCGAAAGTCAATGCCCGATATAGACACTGACTTTGATGATGAAGGTCGCGATAAGGTGATTGACTATGTGGTGAAAAAATATGGCAGGAATCAGGTGGCGCAGATTGTTACCTATAGCACCATGGCGGCCAAGGTCAGCATCAAGGACGTGGCACGGGTGCTTGACCTTCCTTTGAATGAATCTCTTGCTCTGACAAAATTAGTTCCGGACAAACCCGGGATGGAATTAAACCGGCTACTCCATGCCGACATTGAAGGAGATGGAGGGTTGAAGAAGAAAGAATCCCTATCATCCGAAGAAATTGAGGATGTCAAAAAGCTTCGTGAAGTTTATGCTAAAGATGATCTGGGAAGCAAAGTATTGCACGAGGCAGAAGTTTTAGAAGGCGGTGTGCGCGGTACCGGTGTTCATGCTGCCGGAATCATCATTGCGCCGACTGATATCACCGATATACTGCCGGTTGCTACTTCTAAAGAAACCGACCTTTATTTGACCCAATATCAGGGAAAAGTGATTGAAGACGCAGGCGTTATCAAGATGGACTTTTTGGGTTTAAAGACTCTGACTATTATTCGAGATGCTTTAAAACTGATTAAGAAAAACCACGGTGTTGAGATAGACATTGATACTATTCCTTTGGATGATGCCAAAACATTTGAATTATACCAACACGGCGAAACTAACGGCACATTCCAATTTGAAAGTGCCGGAATGCAGAAGTATCTCAAAGAATTAAAGCCTGATAAATTTGATGACCTTATTGCGATGAATGCACTCTATCGTCCGGGTCCTATCGCTTATATTCCAAACTTTATACTTCGGAAACATGGTAAAGAACAGATCAGCTATGACCTTCCAGAAATGGAGGAGTATTTGAAAGACACCTATGGCATAACCGTATATCAAGAGCAGGTGATGCTTCTGTCACAAAAGTTGGCAGGATTCAGCAAGGGAGATGCCGATGTGTTGCGCAAAGCGATGGGGAAGAAGGATAGAAAGACGCTCGACAAAATGAAGAGTAAATTCATGGAGGGGTCTTTGTCGAACGGGCTGGCTGATAAATCTTTGGAAAAAATTTGGACCGACTGGGAAGCCTTCGCTCAATATGCCTTCAATAAATCACACTCCACCTGCTATGCTTTCGTGGCGTTCCAAACAGCTTATCTAAAAGCCAATTATCCGGCGGAGTATATGAGCGCTGTGCTTTCCAACAACCAAGGGAACATAGATAAAATCACCTTCTTTATGGAAGAGTGCAAGCGGATGGGCCTTCCGGTTAAGGGGCCGGATATCAACGAAAGCGACATTCGTTTCTCGGTTAACAAAAAAGGAGAGATCCGCTATGCACTATCCGCTATCAAAGGAGTAGGCGATGCCGCGGTAGAAGCTATTGTTTCAGAAAGAGAGAAAAATGGTGCTTTTAAAACGATTTATGAGTTCACCAAGCGGGTAAACCTCCGATCGGTGAATAAGAAATCGGTTGAGGCACTCGCTTATGCAGGTGCCTTCGATTGTTTTGCTGAATATCATCGGGCACAATATTTCGAACCTGATATTAAAGACAAAATGAGTCTGATTGAAAAGGCTTTGAAATACGGGAGTAGTGTTCAGACCAACACAGGGGCACAACAAAATTCTCTTTTTGGTGATGCCGGAGGCGGCTTTGATATTGCCGAACCTATATCTGTGGGCTGCGAGGAGTGGAGTTTACTCGAAAAGCTAAAAAAAGAAAAAGAGGTCACCGGCGTTTATATCAGTGGCCATCCGCTGGATGATTACCGCCTAGAGATTCAAACCTTTACCAATTGTAAACTGAATGATATTGATAAAAAGAAGGACAAGGAATTAAAAATAGCTGGTATCGTTACCTCTACCGAAACCAAATATTCTAAAAACGGAAATCAGTATTGCCGATTTACTATCGAGGATTTTGATGGGACTTACAGCCTCGCTTTGTTTGGGAAGGACTATCTCAATTTCAAAACCTTTATCGAAACACCCGGTGCTTTGTTGCACATCAACGGCAAGTATCAAACGCGATGGGACGGCAAAGAGTATGAGTTTAAAATCATCCACATTGAACTGCTCTCTGACATCAGAAACAAGTTCACCAAAAGCTTTACGATTGAATTGATTGCCTCCGACCTCAACGATAAACTCATGGCAGATTTACAAGCTATTATTTCTAAATATCCCGGAAACACCAAAATGCGCATGAAGTTTATTGACCTAGAAGAGGGGTTGTCTGTCGGGCTGAACTCATCTAACAACTCTATTGAACTGAGCAATGAACTGCTCAAGGAATTAGACCATAAGTATGTAACTTACTCACTCAATTAG